A single genomic interval of Bacillota bacterium harbors:
- a CDS encoding S1 RNA-binding domain-containing protein, giving the protein MHVGDIVEGTVTSTAKFGAFVRLPNGEEGLVHISQLAHKFVEAVEDEVKVGDTVRVKVLEIKDGKYSLSIKAATAPPRKRQSPEDLERKIQKFLAQSEKRLKETNLF; this is encoded by the coding sequence ATGCACGTCGGTGACATTGTCGAAGGTACTGTGACGAGTACAGCGAAGTTTGGGGCCTTTGTCAGACTGCCCAATGGAGAAGAAGGCTTAGTCCATATCTCCCAGCTTGCCCATAAGTTTGTCGAGGCGGTAGAAGACGAGGTTAAAGTGGGCGACACAGTCCGTGTGAAGGTTTTGGAGATCAAGGATGGCAAGTACAGCTTATCGATCAAGGCTGCAACCGCCCCGCCCCGTAAACGTCAGTCTCCAGAGGATCTGGAGAGGAAGATACAGAAGTTTTTGGCTCAAAGTGAGAAACGACTAAAGGAAACCAATCTGTTTTAG